Proteins found in one Sporosarcina jeotgali genomic segment:
- a CDS encoding vWA domain-containing protein translates to MDKVNRFIQFNDESVETRKILLYERIAQSLANAPFVKITERQLIEYQPKDATLAMSVFWRHRTERVTHLGRLSDIYLLAAGFYRQFDLAAWRAFTLEMKSSHHPKLAGQLLMMLEEFRLMESIQKTRIGTQKAFAVRSEVYAEFHKDRLLSNAQRGFGADALINQLFLDIHIGMTASPHESFDHIPMERIRQIIQSAYELKTTSQSAFLAKRIIELVEEQLTGDVILPLYTFGESFEDGTEMNTDVRAMSDPDELENQDVKETIEEEFRTWHQKTEEEKGTYLEFELQQGTQGAADAAEASPGDDNTEVQQFGMGSSEGNDKEGMPKQEADLTGDRSEETTAKAGSDYGSAHTHVTFKITKMPNAGEASSAILLNEWRTEHLPIVRALVTEMKKRLERKKQRKRENLTKGRLSSKLTTMLTDERPKPFYRKSAPSPELNAVFGLLVDGSASMIDKVDETKEAVVLFHDVLRKLHVSHEITAYYEDAFEASKEEQPNFFEVMHTFEETNIDSGPAIMNFEAHEDNRDGFAIRWMAKRLAKRSEQHKFLLVFSDGEPSAFGYDRNGIIDTAEAVWEAEKQGISVVHLFLSGQQPTENQKELFAAMFGNKTASSDSVEEFASQTLRILRKLLAIAAQ, encoded by the coding sequence ATGGATAAAGTCAATCGGTTCATACAATTTAATGACGAATCCGTTGAAACACGAAAAATCTTGCTTTACGAAAGGATTGCGCAGTCATTGGCAAACGCACCTTTTGTAAAAATCACGGAGCGTCAGTTAATCGAGTATCAGCCAAAAGATGCAACTCTTGCGATGAGTGTATTTTGGCGGCATCGTACAGAGCGGGTAACACATTTAGGTCGTCTTTCGGATATCTATCTGCTTGCTGCAGGTTTTTATCGGCAATTTGACTTAGCAGCCTGGAGAGCGTTCACGCTGGAAATGAAGTCCAGCCATCATCCTAAATTAGCAGGTCAACTACTGATGATGCTTGAAGAATTTAGATTAATGGAATCGATTCAAAAGACACGGATTGGGACTCAGAAGGCTTTTGCAGTACGAAGTGAAGTCTACGCGGAGTTCCATAAGGATCGACTTCTTTCAAATGCACAACGCGGGTTCGGTGCGGACGCGTTAATTAATCAATTATTTTTAGACATTCATATAGGAATGACAGCCTCACCTCACGAATCGTTCGATCATATTCCGATGGAACGAATTCGGCAAATTATACAGAGTGCATATGAATTAAAAACTACCAGTCAAAGTGCATTTCTAGCAAAAAGAATTATAGAACTTGTGGAAGAGCAATTGACTGGGGACGTTATACTTCCCTTATACACATTTGGAGAATCTTTCGAAGATGGTACAGAGATGAATACCGATGTGCGAGCAATGTCTGATCCGGATGAGTTAGAGAATCAGGATGTGAAAGAGACGATTGAGGAAGAGTTTCGTACGTGGCATCAGAAGACTGAAGAAGAAAAGGGAACTTATCTGGAATTTGAGCTGCAGCAAGGAACTCAAGGTGCTGCAGATGCGGCGGAAGCGAGTCCGGGTGATGACAACACAGAGGTTCAACAATTCGGAATGGGAAGCTCGGAAGGTAACGATAAAGAGGGGATGCCAAAGCAAGAGGCAGATCTAACGGGGGACAGGTCAGAGGAGACAACAGCTAAAGCAGGCTCCGATTATGGTTCAGCGCATACTCATGTCACGTTTAAAATAACAAAAATGCCAAATGCGGGTGAGGCATCCTCAGCTATCCTGCTCAATGAATGGCGAACCGAACATTTACCAATTGTTCGCGCACTTGTTACCGAGATGAAAAAAAGACTGGAGCGCAAAAAACAACGAAAGCGTGAGAACTTAACGAAAGGACGACTGTCCTCAAAGTTAACCACGATGCTGACAGATGAGCGGCCAAAACCATTCTATCGAAAATCAGCACCTTCACCGGAGCTCAATGCCGTATTCGGGTTACTCGTAGATGGCTCTGCATCCATGATTGATAAAGTCGATGAGACTAAAGAAGCGGTTGTTCTTTTCCATGATGTCTTACGAAAACTTCATGTATCCCATGAAATTACTGCGTACTACGAAGATGCATTTGAAGCATCAAAAGAAGAGCAGCCGAACTTTTTCGAAGTGATGCATACGTTCGAAGAAACAAATATCGACAGTGGACCAGCAATTATGAACTTTGAAGCACACGAAGACAATCGCGACGGATTTGCGATTCGGTGGATGGCCAAACGCTTGGCGAAGCGATCTGAACAGCACAAGTTTTTACTAGTGTTTTCTGATGGGGAACCATCTGCGTTCGGATACGATCGCAATGGAATTATCGACACTGCAGAAGCTGTGTGGGAGGCAGAGAAGCAAGGGATTTCTGTTGTCCATCTATTTTTATCAGGTCAACAGCCCACTGAAAACCAAAAAGAATTATTTGCTGCAATGTTTGGCAATAAAACCGCATCTTCTGATTCTGTAGAAGAATTTGCGAGCCAGACACTTCGTATCCTGAGAAAATTGCTCGCGATAGCAGCCCAATGA
- a CDS encoding ATP-binding protein, with protein MNQLIEQIQASRLNRTYSEEEHLLIQEGGYVSPTRNLFDDILIAISLKKPVLLKGPSGSGKTRLAQSISALFQQPMQSVNCSVDLDAEALLGFKTIVTKEGQSVIEFIDGPVVTAMKRGHILYIDEINMAKPETLPILHSLLDHRRMLTNPFTGEVIVAHEDFSVISAINEGYIGTSPMNEALKNRFVSFSIPYLEAAQLRKVLEDAVPEAEASVVDTIMNLSGDLSKQAANGLLADEAASVRSLIDALQLAVHMPVNRAVMYAIAELLEDKMERDLVNELTATWVK; from the coding sequence ATGAACCAATTAATTGAACAAATTCAAGCATCGCGTTTAAATAGGACGTATTCGGAGGAAGAGCATTTACTTATTCAAGAGGGTGGGTATGTAAGCCCGACTCGCAATTTGTTTGATGATATTTTAATTGCCATTTCATTAAAGAAGCCGGTTCTTTTAAAAGGGCCATCTGGAAGTGGGAAAACTCGCCTTGCCCAAAGTATCTCGGCGTTGTTCCAGCAGCCAATGCAAAGTGTCAACTGTTCTGTAGATCTGGATGCTGAGGCGTTGTTAGGTTTTAAAACGATTGTCACCAAAGAAGGTCAAAGTGTTATTGAATTTATAGACGGTCCAGTTGTGACTGCTATGAAGCGCGGTCATATTTTATATATCGATGAAATCAATATGGCTAAACCGGAAACGCTGCCGATTTTACATAGTCTGCTCGATCATCGTCGAATGCTGACGAATCCATTTACAGGGGAAGTCATCGTAGCCCATGAAGACTTTTCCGTCATCTCGGCCATCAATGAAGGATACATTGGAACTTCTCCCATGAACGAAGCACTAAAAAACCGTTTTGTATCGTTTTCCATCCCTTACTTAGAAGCAGCGCAATTACGAAAGGTATTGGAAGATGCAGTACCCGAAGCGGAAGCATCTGTAGTGGATACAATTATGAATCTATCAGGGGATCTGTCTAAACAAGCTGCTAATGGCCTCCTTGCCGACGAAGCAGCTTCGGTCAGAAGTCTGATCGATGCACTTCAACTCGCTGTCCACATGCCTGTTAATCGTGCTGTAATGTATGCAATCGCTGAACTCCTGGAAGATAAAATGGAACGGGATCTCGTGAACGAATTGACAGCTACTTGGGTGAAATGA
- a CDS encoding DUF6501 family protein, with protein sequence MSSFKEWLHAPAIRQVVCKHADAEKYLVTNVLTPGKTYDVKNETEEFLFVVDNTGKVGGYYKTYFE encoded by the coding sequence ATGTCTTCGTTCAAAGAATGGCTTCACGCACCGGCAATCCGGCAAGTCGTCTGCAAACACGCAGACGCTGAAAAATATTTAGTAACAAACGTTCTCACGCCTGGCAAAACCTATGATGTGAAAAACGAAACGGAAGAATTTCTTTTCGTCGTTGACAACACAGGCAAAGTCGGCGGATATTACAAAACATATTTCGAGTGA
- the odhB gene encoding 2-oxoglutarate dehydrogenase complex dihydrolipoyllysine-residue succinyltransferase yields the protein MAEIRVPELAESITEGTIAKWLKQPGESVDKGEFIVELETDKVNVEVISEEAGTVQELMAAEGDTVEVGQVIAIVGAGSGAPAQQPAAPAPSAQEQTAPAVSEPAAAQAPAEEATSGDRLIASPAARKLAREKGINLAEISPVDPMGRVRVQDVEAHGTAPKAQPAAPAAKQEAKVDDGRVERVKMSRRRQTIAKRLLEVKQNTAMLTTFNEIDMTNVMELRSRKKDEFFDKNDVRLGFMSFFTKAVVAALKKYPKVNSELDGDELIMKNYFDIGIAVSTDGGLVVPNVVDADRKNFAEIEATIGELAKKARDNKLTLADMSGGSFTITNGGVFGSLLSTPILNGTQVGILGMHTIQKRPIAVGNNVEIRPMMYVALSYDHRVIDGKDSVGFLKMIKELIENPEDLLLGS from the coding sequence GTGGCAGAGATCCGAGTACCTGAACTGGCAGAATCGATTACCGAAGGAACAATTGCAAAGTGGCTGAAACAACCAGGTGAATCCGTAGACAAAGGTGAATTCATCGTTGAACTTGAAACAGACAAAGTAAACGTTGAAGTGATTTCAGAAGAAGCTGGAACAGTTCAAGAGCTAATGGCGGCTGAAGGCGACACAGTTGAAGTCGGTCAAGTCATTGCAATTGTTGGAGCAGGTTCGGGAGCACCGGCACAGCAGCCGGCTGCACCCGCTCCATCTGCACAAGAACAGACTGCACCAGCGGTATCTGAACCAGCTGCGGCGCAAGCACCTGCTGAAGAAGCAACTTCAGGAGATCGTTTGATTGCAAGTCCTGCTGCACGTAAACTAGCACGTGAGAAAGGCATTAACTTAGCCGAGATTTCACCTGTAGATCCAATGGGGCGTGTACGCGTTCAAGACGTAGAGGCACACGGTACTGCGCCTAAAGCACAACCTGCAGCACCTGCAGCTAAACAGGAAGCAAAAGTGGACGATGGCCGCGTAGAACGCGTAAAAATGAGCCGTCGCCGTCAAACGATTGCAAAACGTTTGCTTGAAGTTAAGCAAAACACAGCTATGCTTACAACGTTCAATGAGATTGATATGACAAATGTGATGGAACTTCGTTCACGTAAGAAAGACGAATTCTTTGATAAGAATGATGTCCGTCTAGGTTTCATGTCATTCTTCACAAAAGCAGTTGTCGCTGCGCTTAAGAAGTATCCTAAAGTTAACTCAGAGCTGGATGGCGATGAGTTGATCATGAAAAACTATTTTGATATAGGTATCGCTGTTTCCACTGATGGCGGACTTGTTGTACCAAATGTCGTCGATGCAGACCGTAAAAACTTCGCTGAAATCGAAGCAACTATCGGAGAACTTGCTAAAAAAGCGCGTGATAACAAATTGACGCTAGCTGATATGTCAGGCGGTTCATTCACAATTACGAACGGCGGAGTATTCGGTTCACTTCTATCTACGCCAATCCTTAACGGAACTCAAGTTGGTATTCTTGGAATGCACACGATCCAAAAACGTCCGATTGCTGTCGGGAATAATGTTGAAATCCGTCCGATGATGTATGTGGCTCTTTCTTATGACCACCGTGTCATCGATGGTAAAGATTCAGTTGGTTTCTTGAAAATGATCAAGGAATTAATCGAAAATCCAGAAGATCTTCTTCTTGGATCATAA
- a CDS encoding 2-oxoglutarate dehydrogenase E1 component, giving the protein MSNSVGSERSPYAAFSGPNLGYVMEMYELYKNAPESIDPELAEFFKRNGTPETGGDHTSSLATADGTQGSPADFRKVLSAYKLMDAIRAYGHLNADIYPLNDRPKDASRIELSAYDLSESDLEAMPASLFLKEVPSQVENALDAVNYLKSLYTGKIAYEFAHLIEEEEKLWIQENIESGKLTISLTADDKKQLLDRLTRIEGFEKFIHRTFVGAKRFSIEGLDTLVVFLDELVRRSEEANTKKMLIGMAHRGRLNVLTHILNKPYEMMFAEFAGVPSGPFLPEDGSVEVTRGWFGDVKYHLGALYKGQTGMDRFLAYNPSHLEVVNPVIAGQTRAAQENTDHPGIPVQDTNAAYAVMVHGDAAFPGEGITQETFNFSRVRGFQTGGSIHVIANNMIGFTTEYYDSRSTHYSSDMAKGFEVPILHVNADSPEDVIGAALFAFNYRQKFGKDILIDLLGYRRYGHNEMDEPMVTNPVMYHDVHNHPTARQLYGEKLAKEGILTAQDVENLDAEVFAEMQRAYDKVKESSSDTSNSSNATPDAVLAGYPRDLQTGVSEERLRRMNEELLSYPESFNVFGKLDRILKRRQDPFNGKGKIDWAHAEQLAFGSILQDGKPIRMSGQDIQRGTFAHRHLVLHDEKTGEEFVPLHHISDSNASFVAYNSPLTEAGVVGYEFGYNLEEEKTVTIWEAQYGDFSNMAQVMYDQFISSSNAKWGQQSGLIMMLPHGYEGQGPEHSSSRIERYLQLCAENNWTVANISSAANYFHVLRRQAAILGEEAERPLVIATPKSLLRHPLVGADLADLTEGHFETVLEEPNTGKNADSVKKVIMTSGKMAIDLAEKVKDGEGFDHLHIARVEQLYPFPSDKLAAIIQRYPNAEEIVWVQEEPKNMGSWSFALPYLYEISQGLIVNYVGRIHRASPSEGNGTMHKLEQQRIIEEALKN; this is encoded by the coding sequence ATGTCGAACAGTGTTGGTTCCGAGCGTTCACCGTATGCAGCTTTTTCAGGTCCGAACCTTGGCTATGTAATGGAGATGTATGAGCTTTACAAAAATGCACCAGAATCCATCGATCCGGAACTTGCTGAATTCTTTAAGCGAAACGGTACACCTGAAACGGGAGGCGATCATACCTCAAGTTTAGCAACAGCAGATGGAACTCAAGGAAGTCCAGCTGATTTCCGTAAAGTTCTTTCCGCATACAAACTCATGGATGCAATTCGGGCATACGGACACTTAAACGCTGATATTTACCCGCTGAATGACCGTCCAAAAGACGCTTCACGTATTGAACTTTCAGCTTATGATCTATCTGAAAGTGATCTTGAAGCGATGCCAGCGTCACTTTTCTTAAAAGAAGTTCCTTCTCAAGTGGAGAATGCACTCGACGCTGTGAATTATTTGAAATCCTTATACACGGGCAAAATCGCTTATGAGTTTGCTCACTTGATTGAAGAAGAGGAAAAGCTATGGATTCAAGAAAATATTGAATCTGGAAAATTAACGATTTCCCTTACAGCTGACGATAAAAAACAATTGTTAGATCGTTTAACTAGAATCGAAGGCTTCGAAAAGTTCATACACAGAACATTTGTAGGAGCGAAACGATTCTCGATTGAAGGTCTTGACACGCTGGTCGTATTCCTAGATGAATTAGTAAGGCGTTCTGAGGAAGCAAATACGAAGAAAATGTTGATTGGCATGGCGCACAGAGGACGTTTGAACGTTCTGACGCACATCCTTAACAAACCTTATGAAATGATGTTTGCAGAATTCGCGGGCGTCCCATCAGGTCCGTTTCTGCCGGAAGATGGTTCAGTAGAAGTGACTCGCGGCTGGTTTGGCGACGTAAAGTATCACCTTGGTGCTTTATATAAAGGTCAAACGGGTATGGATCGATTCCTAGCGTACAACCCATCCCACTTGGAAGTTGTGAATCCTGTAATCGCAGGACAGACGCGTGCTGCACAAGAAAATACAGATCATCCCGGTATCCCCGTACAAGATACCAATGCTGCATACGCAGTTATGGTTCACGGAGATGCTGCGTTCCCAGGTGAAGGGATTACACAGGAAACATTCAACTTCAGCCGGGTTCGCGGATTCCAGACTGGCGGTTCCATTCACGTGATCGCAAATAATATGATCGGATTTACAACAGAGTATTATGATTCGCGTTCAACCCACTACTCTTCGGATATGGCAAAAGGATTCGAAGTGCCGATTCTGCACGTGAATGCAGATAGTCCGGAAGATGTTATCGGCGCAGCATTATTCGCGTTCAACTATCGGCAGAAGTTTGGTAAAGACATTCTAATAGATCTTCTCGGTTACCGTCGTTACGGTCACAACGAAATGGATGAGCCGATGGTTACAAACCCTGTTATGTATCATGACGTGCACAACCATCCGACTGCTCGTCAGTTGTATGGAGAAAAATTAGCAAAAGAAGGCATTTTAACCGCTCAAGACGTTGAGAACTTGGATGCCGAAGTATTTGCTGAGATGCAGCGTGCTTATGACAAAGTAAAAGAGTCGTCATCAGATACTAGCAATAGTTCTAATGCAACGCCTGATGCTGTACTTGCGGGATATCCAAGAGACCTTCAAACAGGTGTTTCTGAAGAACGTCTTCGCCGTATGAACGAAGAATTGCTCTCATACCCGGAAAGCTTCAATGTCTTCGGTAAGCTGGATCGTATTTTGAAACGTCGTCAAGATCCGTTCAACGGAAAAGGGAAAATCGACTGGGCGCATGCTGAACAGCTTGCATTCGGTTCAATTCTTCAAGACGGCAAGCCAATCCGGATGTCGGGTCAAGACATTCAGCGCGGTACGTTTGCACATCGTCATCTTGTTCTTCACGATGAAAAAACAGGCGAAGAATTTGTTCCGCTGCATCACATCAGTGATTCAAACGCGTCGTTTGTCGCTTACAACAGTCCGTTGACTGAAGCTGGTGTCGTAGGATATGAATTCGGTTATAATCTTGAAGAAGAGAAGACTGTTACAATTTGGGAAGCGCAATATGGAGATTTCTCCAATATGGCCCAAGTGATGTATGACCAATTCATCTCTTCCAGTAACGCGAAATGGGGTCAGCAGTCTGGTTTAATCATGATGCTGCCGCATGGTTACGAAGGACAGGGTCCGGAACACTCAAGCAGCCGTATCGAACGTTATTTACAGCTTTGTGCCGAAAACAACTGGACAGTTGCGAACATTTCAAGTGCAGCAAACTACTTCCACGTACTTCGCAGACAAGCTGCAATACTTGGAGAAGAAGCTGAACGTCCACTCGTCATTGCAACACCTAAATCACTGCTGCGCCATCCGCTTGTTGGTGCGGATCTAGCTGATTTGACGGAAGGTCACTTTGAAACAGTACTCGAAGAACCGAATACAGGTAAAAACGCAGATAGCGTGAAAAAAGTGATTATGACTAGCGGTAAAATGGCAATTGACCTAGCAGAGAAAGTGAAAGACGGTGAAGGATTCGACCACTTGCATATTGCACGGGTGGAACAATTATATCCATTCCCATCTGACAAACTGGCTGCAATCATTCAACGATATCCAAACGCCGAAGAAATCGTTTGGGTTCAAGAAGAACCGAAGAATATGGGCTCATGGTCATTCGCATTGCCATATCTGTATGAAATTTCTCAAGGTTTGATAGTGAATTACGTTGGGCGTATTCATCGTGCAAGTCCTTCTGAAGGAAATGGCACAATGCATAAACTTGAACAGCAGCGTATTATTGAGGAAGCACTTAAAAACTAA
- a CDS encoding undecaprenyldiphospho-muramoylpentapeptide beta-N-acetylglucosaminyltransferase translates to MKRPVIVLTGGGTAGHVSVNEAIIPAFLERGYEIHYIGSHEGIERDLIGTGHPEVTYHAIDSGKLRRYFSMKNFTDPFRVGAGVLQAYSILRKLKPVIIFSKGGFVSVPVVLAAKLARIPVVAHESDVSPGLANKIALPFVKHIFTVFEETLSYVPSEKSSCSGAIIRPELFEGDRKTGLRMSGLSGDKPVVIVMGGSQGSAVLNDALRGNLQTVLKDFQIIHLCGKGNLDESLDQTEGYIQFEYVTEGLPHLMAASELALSRAGSNAIFELLAVRIPMLLVPLSAEKSRGDQILNAEHFKKLGFAHVLNEEDITEVSLLAGLVDLAEDKKIIISTMEQTDATKTPEEMANLILSYRTNS, encoded by the coding sequence ATGAAACGGCCAGTAATCGTATTAACAGGCGGAGGAACGGCTGGGCACGTCTCGGTTAACGAGGCGATTATCCCTGCATTTTTAGAAAGAGGATACGAGATTCATTATATCGGATCCCATGAAGGAATAGAGCGGGACCTAATCGGCACAGGTCATCCAGAAGTGACCTACCATGCAATTGATAGTGGTAAACTAAGACGTTATTTTTCAATGAAAAACTTTACGGATCCTTTTCGCGTAGGTGCGGGTGTTTTACAGGCATATTCGATTTTGCGTAAATTAAAGCCTGTGATTATCTTCTCCAAGGGCGGATTTGTGTCGGTACCGGTTGTGCTTGCTGCTAAGCTTGCGCGTATTCCTGTCGTTGCACACGAATCAGATGTGTCTCCTGGACTCGCTAACAAAATCGCACTGCCATTTGTAAAGCATATCTTTACCGTATTTGAAGAAACACTTTCATATGTCCCTTCGGAGAAGTCTTCTTGTTCAGGAGCAATTATCCGTCCTGAACTATTTGAAGGAGATCGAAAGACCGGTCTTCGCATGTCTGGGTTATCTGGAGATAAGCCAGTCGTCATCGTAATGGGAGGCAGTCAAGGTTCTGCAGTACTCAATGATGCACTAAGAGGCAACCTGCAAACGGTTTTAAAAGATTTCCAAATTATTCATCTTTGCGGAAAAGGGAATTTAGATGAATCCCTTGACCAGACAGAAGGGTATATTCAGTTTGAATACGTGACTGAGGGGCTGCCGCACTTGATGGCGGCGTCTGAACTGGCACTTTCTCGTGCGGGTTCAAACGCGATATTTGAATTACTCGCGGTCCGTATACCGATGCTCCTTGTTCCATTGTCTGCTGAAAAAAGCAGGGGTGACCAGATTCTGAATGCTGAACATTTTAAGAAACTTGGTTTTGCACATGTCCTGAATGAGGAGGACATTACAGAAGTGTCATTATTAGCTGGTCTTGTGGACCTTGCAGAGGACAAAAAGATCATCATTTCGACAATGGAACAAACGGATGCAACCAAAACGCCCGAAGAAATGGCGAATCTCATTCTCTCGTATAGAACGAACTCATAA
- a CDS encoding MATE family efflux transporter encodes MESSLPVERKSFRFAKIVMPILITQVALYLVTFFDILMTGRYNTYHLAGVTIGSSFWVPVYTGLAGILMALTPIIAQHVGARRNEHVRPSVQQGIYVSVALAAVVFGLILFVFFPIIRTMSLETPVSIVAIDYLKGMSVGLAPLFAYTVLRSFFDALGSTRVSMFIILISAPINVLLNYLLIYGHFGFPELGGAGAGYASGITYWIVFAIAGVVAVAGKPYQKYELLHHWQLPSWPYWKEILFIGVPIGMSIFIETSIFSVVTLLMSSYSTEVISAHQVALNFTSLLYMIPLSISMGATILVGQSIGAGQSSDARKYSLLGISFAVIFSFIGIAILLGFREPIASLYTTDKSIITLAAQFFIFAALFQLSDAVQAPIQGALRGYKDVNITFLMGFISLWVIGLPVGYAAATYTGLGPYGYWVGLIAGLTVGAIALSIRLRVVQKRHDLSI; translated from the coding sequence ATGGAATCTTCTCTTCCTGTGGAAAGAAAATCATTCCGTTTTGCCAAAATTGTTATGCCGATTTTAATCACACAGGTAGCACTCTACTTAGTAACATTCTTTGATATCCTTATGACCGGAAGATACAATACATACCATTTAGCAGGAGTAACAATTGGTTCATCTTTCTGGGTCCCTGTTTATACGGGTCTTGCAGGTATCCTTATGGCGCTTACGCCGATTATTGCCCAGCATGTCGGAGCCAGACGGAACGAACATGTCCGCCCCTCTGTTCAACAAGGAATCTATGTATCCGTTGCGTTAGCCGCAGTCGTTTTTGGATTAATTCTTTTCGTATTCTTCCCAATCATCCGTACGATGTCACTTGAAACACCCGTGAGTATTGTAGCGATTGACTATTTAAAAGGGATGAGTGTTGGGCTTGCACCATTGTTCGCATACACCGTATTACGATCGTTCTTTGACGCACTGGGTTCTACTCGTGTGTCGATGTTCATCATCTTAATTTCTGCCCCCATTAACGTGCTCTTGAACTACTTATTAATCTATGGTCACTTTGGCTTCCCTGAGCTTGGGGGAGCTGGTGCTGGTTATGCTTCAGGAATTACGTATTGGATTGTGTTTGCTATTGCCGGAGTTGTAGCGGTCGCGGGTAAACCTTATCAGAAATATGAGCTTTTGCATCATTGGCAGCTGCCGAGCTGGCCCTATTGGAAAGAGATTTTGTTCATTGGTGTACCCATCGGAATGTCCATATTCATTGAAACCAGTATTTTTTCAGTAGTTACGTTATTGATGAGTTCCTATTCAACTGAAGTAATTTCTGCGCACCAAGTCGCACTGAATTTCACTTCCCTGCTGTATATGATTCCGCTTAGTATATCAATGGGAGCGACCATATTAGTCGGGCAATCGATAGGGGCGGGTCAATCCAGCGATGCAAGAAAATACAGCTTGCTTGGTATAAGTTTCGCCGTGATTTTCAGCTTTATCGGCATCGCCATATTATTAGGGTTCCGCGAACCAATCGCTTCGTTATACACGACAGACAAGTCGATCATCACTCTGGCTGCCCAATTTTTCATATTTGCAGCGTTATTTCAGTTATCGGATGCTGTTCAAGCACCTATACAAGGGGCACTGCGGGGTTACAAGGATGTCAACATCACATTCCTGATGGGCTTTATATCCCTATGGGTGATTGGACTTCCTGTTGGCTATGCCGCTGCCACTTATACCGGTCTCGGCCCTTACGGATATTGGGTCGGGTTAATTGCAGGGTTAACGGTTGGAGCAATTGCACTGAGTATTAGACTGCGAGTTGTTCAGAAAAGACATGATCTTTCTATTTGA
- a CDS encoding CAP domain-containing protein, with product MKKSIAVILLGSALVLPNTSQAEASTLDSVQVNKAVKTITAEGNLQQLPTQLQYNKGDLQAYYNGLASWLMKHYVKPQQKPVEKPDVPVEKPTPTPKPDQKPVPEVKPEKPTPPAAEKPVPTPQPEQKPDVTPVPTPPAKPAPQEKPEQTPDQGQVSASQIEQAVLTLTNAERQKAGLKPLQMDEKLMQTARAKSADMASKNYFSHTSPTYGSPFDQMKANGITYRAAAENIAMGQRSAEEVVIGWMASPGHRENILTPGYTHIGIGYDARGNYWTQQFIQK from the coding sequence ATGAAAAAATCGATAGCAGTCATCTTGCTCGGTTCGGCACTCGTATTGCCGAACACTAGCCAGGCAGAAGCTTCTACTCTAGACTCTGTCCAAGTGAACAAAGCAGTAAAAACAATTACCGCGGAGGGGAATTTGCAACAGCTCCCGACACAGCTTCAATACAATAAGGGGGATCTGCAAGCTTACTACAATGGGTTAGCCAGCTGGTTAATGAAACACTATGTGAAACCGCAGCAAAAACCTGTAGAAAAGCCGGATGTTCCAGTTGAAAAGCCAACACCGACACCAAAGCCGGATCAGAAGCCGGTGCCTGAAGTGAAACCGGAAAAACCAACGCCTCCAGCAGCTGAAAAGCCAGTGCCGACACCACAGCCTGAGCAAAAGCCGGACGTTACTCCAGTGCCGACACCGCCTGCTAAGCCGGCACCGCAAGAAAAACCAGAACAAACACCTGACCAAGGTCAAGTTTCTGCGAGTCAAATCGAACAAGCAGTCTTGACGCTTACGAATGCAGAACGTCAAAAAGCAGGTTTGAAACCTCTTCAAATGGATGAGAAATTGATGCAGACTGCACGTGCAAAATCTGCAGACATGGCTTCAAAGAATTACTTCTCTCATACAAGCCCGACATACGGCTCACCGTTTGATCAGATGAAAGCGAACGGTATCACATACCGCGCTGCTGCTGAAAATATTGCAATGGGTCAACGAAGTGCAGAAGAAGTCGTTATAGGTTGGATGGCGTCCCCAGGACACCGTGAAAACATCTTGACTCCTGGCTACACGCACATCGGAATCGGTTACGATGCAAGAGGTAACTATTGGACACAGCAATTTATTCAAAAATAA